The Lycium ferocissimum isolate CSIRO_LF1 chromosome 10, AGI_CSIRO_Lferr_CH_V1, whole genome shotgun sequence genome window below encodes:
- the LOC132035472 gene encoding agamous-like MADS-box protein AGL62 translates to MNTNNTKNTNTVNSTAVTVKKTQGRRKIAIKPIANQNSRHVTFSKRRLGLFKKASELCILSGAEIAIIVQSLKRQRLFAFGHPSADAIIDRYLAGKSSSSSPLAVDHQSNFVQQNNEYYSQICRELEAEKKKKEVIDESKIVNGNNNGGFWWNERTDDMGIEELEEFLTALEELKKKVNVRADELSMLNGSSLPSTSTMNHAVDYCASIVPYDFNHQVDGQF, encoded by the exons ATGAACACTAATAATACCAAGAACACAAACACCGTCAACTCCACTGCCGTTACCGTCAAGAAAACTCAAGGGCGGAGGAAAATAGCAATCAAGCCAATAGCAAACCAAAACAGTAGGCACGTTACTTTTTCCAAACGCCGTTTGGGTCTTTTCAAGAAAGCTAGCGAACTTTGCATCTTAAGCGGTGCAGAAATCGCTATCATCGTTCAGTCATTAAAACGACAACGTTTATTCGCCTTCGGTCATCCCAGCGCTGACGCCATTATCGACAG GTACCTCGCaggaaaatcatcatcatcgtcaccaCTGGCCGTTGATCATCAATCCAACTTTGTGCAACAGAACAACGAATACTATTCTCAGATATGTAGAGAATTAGAGgcggagaagaagaagaaagaggttATCGATGAATCGAAGATAGTGAATGGTAATAATAATGGAGGATTTTGGTGGAATGAACGTACTGATGATATGGGgattgaagaacttgaagaattTCTAACTGCATTggaagaattgaagaagaaagtaaaTGTGAGAGCTGATGAATTGAGTATGTTAAATGGTTCTTCACTGCCAAGTACTTCAACTATGAACCATGCTGTTGATTATTGTGCTTCCATTGTTCCTTATGATTTCAATCACCAAGTAGATGGCCAGTTCTGA